The following are from one region of the Apostichopus japonicus isolate 1M-3 chromosome 17, ASM3797524v1, whole genome shotgun sequence genome:
- the LOC139954919 gene encoding uncharacterized protein has product MEQFKAELKTEYEYSYRSIRPIPFLEKQYPVQRLFLEGGVEYLSKDQTKHQHRWQKLDSYKDIFNKNVMEDNRWIIEGEPGSGKSFLTLQITCEWCANDGESCLCDENILIVVKMRQLSGVSSIYEAIKRFVLSKDSKFSIDDIEEILSEAETSLVIVLDGIDEYPHHSPSNHFMNIIKKIILPKCKLIVTTRSGKVPHECVNWTNRVRLTGFSTETQERYVREVLTSGNDDETLNVIKEWLPSTSILYEFYQIPLIFVTYAHLSHETESELLHCTSITSLFSHVISSFYSHFDNKMECAHTDSGFVTSEKHNQEFNGLSFQGLQLQSESPQWKKDLLVKEIGESFIETFISIGILREEDRISNQTEETLSNSEATNIIKFYHNLYCDWYAAHYLADVIAKVDDPDNKSDGDEGLEILEDLDPFTFQYLYRFACGLNPACAKHILDYLSLIECGDVFVMLCLLEQRGKVDGIKDNLREICSRTLQMRNQDTRVIQRSVLQLINIAAREKILVSSLYLFESFQSVDVLTSHIVLKSQLRIPILENVEQLWFEQNGHEMTEIELDGILSFIGKCKKLKTVRFNNSLLPVGFHRHATLTSLNENNVEVLWYPSEVWYRLNLNSGTWQHKICKTDLTEEDYFRVVSSFRDINV; this is encoded by the exons ATGGAGCAATTCAAAGCAGAGCTGAAAAcggaatatgaatattcatatcggTCCATTCGACCAATCCCTTTCTTAGAGAAACAATACCCAGTCCAACGTTTGTTTCTCGAGGGAGGAGTTGAATATCTCTCTAAAGATCAGACTAAACATCAACATCGCTGGCAGAAACTAGATTCTTACAAAGacatttttaacaaaaatgtaATGGAAGATAACCGATGGATTATTGAAGGTGAACCAGGGTCCGGTAAATCATTCCTAACCTTACAAATCACGTGTGAGTGGTGTGCTAATGACGGGGAATCTTGTCTGTGTGACGAAAACATATTGATTGTAGTTAAGATGAGACAATTATCAGGAGTGTCGTCTATTTATGAGGCTATTAAACGTTTCGTTTTATCCAAAGACTCTAAATTTTCTATTGATGATATCGAAGAAATACTTAGTGAAGCAGAAACCTCTTTAGTGATTGTGCTAGATGGGATTGACGAGTACCCTCACCACAGCCCATCaaatcatttcatgaatatcatCAAGAAAATAATCTTACCAAAATGTAAACTTATCGTTACAACACGATCAGGTAAAGTACCTCACGAATGTGTCAATTGGACTAACCGTGTAAGATTAACGGGATTTAGTACTGAAACACAGGAAAGGTACGTACGTGAAGTATTAACATCAGGTAATGATGATGAAACACTGAATGTTATCAAGGAATGGCTTCCAAGTACTTCAATCCTCTATGAATTCTATCAGATCCCTCTAATCTTTGTTACGTATGCTCACCTCTCTCACGAGACTGAAAGTGAACTATTGCATTGTACCTCCATAACCAGTTTATTCAGTCACGTGATCAGCTCTTTTTATAGTCATTTTGATAATAAGATGGAATGTGCTCATACGGACAGTGGCTTTGTAACAAGTGAGAAACACAACCAGGAGTTTAATGGACTTTCGTTTCAGGGTCTTCAGTTACAATCAGAAAGTCCTCAGTGGAAGAAAGATTTACTTGTCAAAGAGATTGGAGAATCTTTCATTGAAACTTTCATAAGCATTGGGATATTACGAGAGGAGGACAGAATATCAAACCAAACTGAAGAAACTCTATCAAATTCTGAAGCCACTAATATTATCAAATTTTATCACAACCTTTACTGTGATTGGTACGCTGCTCATTATTTGGCTGACGTCATCGCTAAGGTTGATGACCCCGATAATAAGTCTGATGGAGACGAAGGACTCGAAATACTAGAGGACTTGGATCCTTTTACCTTCCAGTACCTTTACCGATTTGCGTGTGGATTAAATCCTGCATGTGCAAAACACATATTAGATTATCTGAGCCTTATAGAATGTGGAGATGTCTTTGTGATGTTGTGTTTACTTGAACAACGTGGAAAGGTAGATGGAATCAAAGACAATCTGAGAGAAATCTGTTCCAGAACGTTACAGATGAGGAATCAAGATACTAGGGTGATACAGAGATCTGTTTTACAACTGATAAACATCGCTGCTAGAGAAAAG ATACTAGTTTCAAGTTTATATCTGTTTGAGTCTTTCCAGTCAGTAGATGTCTTAACCAGTCATATTGTTCTTAAATCTCAACTTCGTATTCCAATACTAGAGAACGTTGAGCAACTTTGGTTTGAGCAAAACGGACACGAAATGACAGAAATTGAGTTGGATGGAATACTCAGCTTTATAGGAAAGTGTAAAAAGCTGAAAACAGTAAG ATTTAACAATTCGTTGCTACCCGTCGGATTTCATCGTCATGCAACATTGACGtcattaaatgaaaacaatgttgaag TGTTATGGTATCCATCAGAAGTTTGGTATCGTTTGAATCTCAACTCTGGTACTTGGCAG cACAAAATCTGCAAAACTGATCTCACTGAAGAAGACTACTTTAGAGTG GTTTCCAGCTTCCGTGATATAAACGTCTAA